One Glandiceps talaboti chromosome 2, keGlaTala1.1, whole genome shotgun sequence genomic region harbors:
- the LOC144450601 gene encoding eukaryotic translation initiation factor 5-like yields the protein MALNVNRNVTDQFYRYKMPRLIAKVEGRGNGIKTVIVNMVEIAKALDRPPTYPTKYFGCELGAQTTMDQKNDRYVVNGSHDAPKLQDMLDGFIKKFVLCPECENPETRFAVNSKAQTIGQRCAACGFQGQLDMRHRLTTFILKHPPLQDAATPSKKDKKGKGKKVKQQNGEADRSSPTGGTSPGPEADGMPAAPEKVHTNDEDVEWSVDTSDTAIAERMAALSEGVKGLALTDDLEKTQGERVDLFYNYVKDKRDNGQLSGADKEILAEAERLEVKDKAALVLAELLFNENMIAQIKEYRVLFLRMVHDSKKAQKNLLGAFEILVGKMFPDVLLPKVLHVLKSLYDADLLEEDVILAWSKKPSKKFVSKEISQQIHDKVTPFVKWLEEADEESSDDEEEEVEVVYSNRSGGELKIESVPANNGTKQPQQTEEPEAEDEFDIDDI from the exons GTTGAAGGGAGGGGCAACGGAATCAAAACTGTTATTGTTAACATGGTCGAAATCGCTAAAGCCCTTGATAGACCACCAACCT ATCCTACCAAGTATTTTGGCTGCGAATTAGGAGCACAGACAACTATGGACCAGAAAAATGACCGTTATGTGGTCAATGGTTCTCATGATGCACCCAAGTTACAGGACATGCTTGATGGCTTCATCAAGAAATTTGTCTTGTGTCCTGAATGCGAGAACCCAGAGACTAGATTT GCCGTCAACAGCAAGGCACAGACTATTGGTCAGAGATGTGCTGCCTGTGGCTTCCAAGGTCAACTTGACATGCGACACAGACTGACAACCTTCATCCTGAAACATCCACCACTCCAAGACGCTGCTACTCCAAGCAAGAAGGACAAAAAAGGTAAAGGAAAGAAAGTCAAGCAACAGAATGGTGAGGCTGATCGCAGTTCCCCAACTGGTGGGACGAGTCCTGGACCAGAAGCTGATGGCATGCCTGCTGCTCCAGAGAAG GTACATACTAATGATGAGGATGTGGAGTGGTCTGTAGATACATCAGATACAGCCATTGCTGAGCGTATGGCAGCTCTGAGTGAAGGTGTCAAGGGACTTGCTCTCACTGATGATTTGGAGAAAACACAAGGAGAACGTGTGGATCTTTTCTATAACTATGTCAAG GACAAGAGAGATAATGGACAATTAAGCGGTGCTGATAAGGAAATCTTGGCTGAAGCAGAGCGCCTTGAAGTCAAAGACAAAGCAGCTCTAGTTCTGGCTGAGTTACTTTTTAATGAGAACATGATCGCTCAGATTAAAGAGTACCGTGTGCTGTTCCTAAGG ATGGTGCATGACAGTAAGAAGGCACAGAAGAATCTGTTGGGTGCATTTGAGATTCTGGTTGGTAAAATGTTTCCAGATGTTCTACTACCCAAAGTACTTCATGTCTTGAAATCACTATATGATGCTGACCTACTGGAGGAAGATGTTATTCTGGCATGGTCTAAAAAG CCATCAAAGAAGTTTGTGTCCAAGGAGATATCTCAGCAGATCCACGACAAGGTTACACCATTTGTTAAATGGTTGGAAGAAGCTGATGAAGAGTCTagtgatgatgaggaggaggaagTTGAA GTTGTGTACTCAAACCGCAGTGGTGGAGAACTGAAGATTGAGTCTGTGCCTGCTAATAACGGAACCAAACAACCACAACAAACTGAAGAACCTGAAGCTGAAGATGAATTTGACATTGATGACATTTAA